The Cherax quadricarinatus isolate ZL_2023a chromosome 18, ASM3850222v1, whole genome shotgun sequence nucleotide sequence tccccTGGCTGACCCCTGAGACCCACGTGTATAAGTTTTGTATTGTGGTAGGTGGGACCCCGCTGGCCAGTACATAATAATACAAACTGACGGGCCAGCCTGGTATCAGGGCTCAGACGGATTTGGACTCTCCCTCTTGTTGACTTTTCCCACCCCAAGTCAAGAAATGCCAGGGTGGATGAGGGGTCCAGTATGCCGACAATGTCGCCATGCTgcatggataaaaaaaaaatcattatgtaATACATGTTAATGACACTTTTAGGTAGTTATTAATATTCATCAAACATATCCAGATAAATTAAACTAATTTCAGTAAGACTGGGAAGTTTAATATAGTAACCTGAACTGTGCGGGCATGCACGGGCGGGGGCTGTCGCAGAAGTGTGTGGAGGCACAACTGTCCATCTTGTAAAGTTATCTTTGAGGAGAGGATATCATCTTTGTCTTGATGGACAGCAAACACTCGGCCAGCCTCCACCAGCCTCTTGATGGGTTCACTCATCCTGCGTAGATGTTCGACCTGTGGAGAGTGTCAAACTTATCACCTGCAGAGATTATCATACCCACTGTGAACATCTCTCACCATGTTCAGTATATTTCATCCATTTCACTTAAATCTAGAATTAATTATTTAGTCTGATATGATATACTGGTCATATCTCCCTATGCTTACATAACTCTAAACTTGCACATTTCCAATTCCACTTCAGTAACAGACAACATCAAGCAGCCATGTCACCTACCCTTAAATAAGGTAGCCTCCTGGGCCCTTCTATATTCTTCATCTATATCAATAACCTGCTTAACATCACCCAGCATCTGAAACTTATACTCTTTGCTCGTGACAGCTTTTAATATCAAGTCCAGACCCCATGTCAATAAACAATAGCATATGATTATCTTAAGAAAATAATCCACACATGGATGATTATCAACAAAATCAccctaataataaataaacattcCATATATCTTGTGGGAACAAATCATGCTCACAATTAGACCTCAAAATCAATGACTCAAATAGCACAATAACAGAAAATTGCTAGGTCTAATTGTAGACAAACTGAAGTTTAATCCCACACAAGTCTATCATATAAAAAGCCAATTTAGGAGCAAACCATGGCCAAAATATTTCTGAACCTTACTAGGAATATGAGCTTTTGTGGACAGTACCAGAATTTGAAGTGAACATGTTATAATGATGGACATTTTCACATCGAGGAGTTACTTTGAATATTGAATAATTCACTGTCCAATCCTTCATTCTTTTATAAAAATCCCTGTGCATTTAAGACTTGCTATAAGTAGTGGAAAAACAAAGACAATAAAGTTATCAACTTTATTTAAATTATAAAGAAAGAAACTCAAATAGCACTAAGACTCACATGTAACTCCTCTGCACAGTTTACAGTAATTTCATCAACTTTCTCCATGATTTTGGAGTCTAAGTCTTGCAGGTGGATGGGGGCAGCTGGTGCACCTGCCTCTGTAGTCATCATCGTCAGGGCCTTCTTGATAGTCTCCTGAACCTGTCATTACCAACACAAACATGGATAGTGGAGGATTAAACCACCAGTTGGATAAATGCCACACAAGCTTTTTGTATTATATGAAACCAATTTGAATGACCCTTACCGAATGACCTAATTTAACATGGCTGAGGCACTGCATACATGAATATGACAAAATActatactgtatatactgtacataatgacAAATCACTAATTTATGTATGTACTGTACTATATGCATTTATGGAAAATTATGCGCTAGTAGCATTAAATAATTTATTACAATTTCTTGAGAATATCTGCACTATGATAAAGCATATATTACTAAGTCAAGGAATATAGAGGACGGTAAAAATTTACTTTTAGTGAGCTGAAGTTTAAATGACATCCAATTTTTTAAGACATCCAATTTTGGCCCATTGTAAAAATTCCATTTCTGAATGATGCTGGTTTAGAGCTATCAATAAACATTACTTAACTATGAGCAACAAGGATATAAATACATCTAAATTTTACTGTTCAAATGATTGATGTTTAGCAGGGTTCTTAAATTTACTACACTCGGCTCATTAATTAATGTTGCCTATAACATCATACCTTTACTGATGTGTGAACAGTAGTCACATCTGGGAAGACTTCCTGGCACTTCTGGAGCCAATTTTCAACCTCAACATTACACTGATCAGCCTCATCAATAGACATAATGACCTCCTGTGCTGTGTCAGCTATGTCAAGGCTCTCCAACTTAGCCTGTAGTTGCTGCTTTCCTTTCTCTCCTTCTGTCATCATACTCACTACACTATCATCCTCCTTTTCCAAGAGCTCTATTGCTGCCTTGTTCTGTGCTACCAGACCAGCAAGTTTGTCATTGAGTTGGTGGTGTCTAGTCTTCCAGGTACTCAGCTGCCCACGGTAATCACCTAGATCGGTCAATACCTCTTCACAGCCAGAAATTAGGCTACCGATACTGGTCTTCTCTTCTTGTAAGAGGCACCGTACCTTCTTGCTGATGCTTTGTGGGTAATCCTGACGACGttttgttgatactgctggtgaCATCTCAATACTTTTCTGTTTATTTATAAGAGCTTCCATACCATAGTTAATGGGGAAGTCTGTGACATTTGTAGCCTTGTGATTGGCTTGGCAGCTGGGGCAGGTGAGCTTATCTTTCTTTATAGCATTATCAATACACTGAGAGCAAATTGTGTGGCCACATGGCAGACAGCGTGGTCGTTGCCCCTCATCAAAATTATTATTACAGATATGACATTCCTCTGGTTTATAGTCATCCTGTGGAGAACATTAGATTGTTAGTTAACACTATACCATAGTTATTATTGTattgcagtttttttttatttcatttctaAACAGCAATGATGGTCATAataggtactgtactaccctaaAATTTTAAACAGAGTTGCTGTAGTAATAGACTGAAGAGTATTAACAAAATCTTAAGTGAACACACAAATAGTGTGCCAAACTTTGGTGACAGGAAAAATATTTCATGGGCTACAAACATACATATAATAGTACTTGGCAAATAGCACACAAAACCCAAATATAAAGAAATGTTCGATACTATAAGTAGTTAGCCTCTCCACCACCAGGAAGGAGCCACAATAAATATCCCATAAATATGCAGCAAGATTCTTGAACACTGATGTATTCATGATGAAGCAGTAAACCCATTTgtggttatacagcacctgggta carries:
- the LOC128689382 gene encoding E3 ubiquitin-protein ligase TRIM13 isoform X2 encodes the protein MDDYKPEECHICNNNFDEGQRPRCLPCGHTICSQCIDNAIKKDKLTCPSCQANHKATNVTDFPINYGMEALINKQKSIEMSPAVSTKRRQDYPQSISKKVRCLLQEEKTSIGSLISGCEEVLTDLGDYRGQLSTWKTRHHQLNDKLAGLVAQNKAAIELLEKEDDSVVSMMTEGEKGKQQLQAKLESLDIADTAQEVIMSIDEADQCNVEVENWLQKCQEVFPDVTTVHTSVKVQETIKKALTMMTTEAGAPAAPIHLQDLDSKIMEKVDEITVNCAEELHVEHLRRMSEPIKRLVEAGRVFAVHQDKDDILSSKITLQDGQLCLHTLLRQPPPVHARTVQHGDIVGILDPSSTLAFLDLGWEKSTRGRVQIRLSPDTRLARQFVLLCTGQRGPTYHNTKLIHVGLRGQPGECVVGGDYERNDGSGGAPLLPDLRGEYRRSGSAGAVFFWYKPGSVRSAKFSIITRDCKEGATVPNVFGEVESGLDVARAAANHTDITEVAVVDCGIILPL
- the LOC128689382 gene encoding uncharacterized protein isoform X1 encodes the protein MQCSYIINIQRKIKNWITSISVLQTLRMDDYKPEECHICNNNFDEGQRPRCLPCGHTICSQCIDNAIKKDKLTCPSCQANHKATNVTDFPINYGMEALINKQKSIEMSPAVSTKRRQDYPQSISKKVRCLLQEEKTSIGSLISGCEEVLTDLGDYRGQLSTWKTRHHQLNDKLAGLVAQNKAAIELLEKEDDSVVSMMTEGEKGKQQLQAKLESLDIADTAQEVIMSIDEADQCNVEVENWLQKCQEVFPDVTTVHTSVKVQETIKKALTMMTTEAGAPAAPIHLQDLDSKIMEKVDEITVNCAEELHVEHLRRMSEPIKRLVEAGRVFAVHQDKDDILSSKITLQDGQLCLHTLLRQPPPVHARTVQHGDIVGILDPSSTLAFLDLGWEKSTRGRVQIRLSPDTRLARQFVLLCTGQRGPTYHNTKLIHVGLRGQPGECVVGGDYERNDGSGGAPLLPDLRGEYRRSGSAGAVFFWYKPGSVRSAKFSIITRDCKEGATVPNVFGEVESGLDVARAAANHTDITEVAVVDCGIILPL